In Anaerolineales bacterium, the following proteins share a genomic window:
- the radC gene encoding DNA repair protein RadC, with translation MTTNNPLILHTPTHYEQPKLKTMPLREQPAYRVAQNATACNLTELMAAVIGGQRQIEIAQALLARFDGDIRRLYQAHPMELAKVKGISQATAVRIKAALNLGLRLNLPNEERPTINSPADAAALVQHDMSLLDKEHLRTLLLDRRNRVLEIVEVYQGSVNSSQVRVGEIFQAAVGRMASAVVVVHNHPSGDPTPSPDDVAVTRAIVQAGKLLDIEVLDHLVIGQGRWVSLKERGMGFT, from the coding sequence ATGACTACCAACAATCCGTTGATTCTTCACACACCCACCCATTACGAACAACCCAAACTGAAGACCATGCCCCTGCGCGAGCAGCCTGCCTATCGCGTCGCGCAAAACGCGACCGCCTGCAATCTCACGGAACTCATGGCGGCGGTGATCGGCGGGCAGAGACAGATCGAGATCGCGCAAGCTCTGCTGGCGCGTTTCGACGGAGACATCCGCCGTTTGTATCAGGCGCACCCGATGGAACTGGCGAAGGTCAAGGGCATCAGCCAGGCGACCGCGGTGCGGATCAAAGCCGCGCTCAATTTGGGCTTGCGGCTCAACCTTCCCAATGAGGAACGCCCCACGATCAATTCTCCCGCAGACGCCGCCGCGCTCGTTCAACACGACATGAGCCTGTTGGACAAGGAGCACCTGCGCACACTGCTGCTGGACCGGCGCAATCGCGTACTGGAAATCGTGGAGGTCTATCAGGGATCGGTGAATTCATCACAGGTGCGCGTGGGCGAAATCTTTCAGGCAGCCGTGGGGCGAATGGCATCGGCTGTGGTGGTTGTACATAATCACCCATCAGGGGATCCGACTCCTTCGCCTGATGATGTCGCTGTGACGCGCGCCATCGTGCAGGCGGGCAAATTGCTGGACATCGAGGTGCTCGACCACCTTGTTATCGGCCAAGGCAGGTGGGTCAGCCTCAAGGAACGTGGGATGGGCTTTACGTAG
- a CDS encoding toprim domain-containing protein, which translates to MRIKLGQAWKPPVSAMTPTRHPKPPTHRSCREHDGARRQVQMLDEAMSEARSYVQRSPAWAYLSQRGVLPYTALVYGLGYGIPVPRVHREVIEAAKQSMMVRRDGTWSWAGGVVYADPPTHPTVMNVRYIPEEQLPKGARTFQPEKNHKTWGNRVQPLGSWRITPSTRTLVVLEGLFDMLITAQKLHQLGRDADTVAVYTNGASPSSKMHRWFGEHSEYEYVLLRDPDKAGVEWAHTLSASILGGGAKVRTIKPPDRLDPDEAILSGWWPSAI; encoded by the coding sequence TTGCGAATCAAACTCGGGCAGGCCTGGAAACCGCCTGTATCGGCAATGACGCCGACACGCCATCCCAAGCCGCCGACACACCGTTCGTGCCGCGAGCACGACGGTGCGAGACGGCAGGTGCAAATGCTGGATGAAGCCATGTCGGAAGCGCGTTCGTATGTCCAGCGTTCACCCGCATGGGCTTATCTCTCCCAACGCGGCGTGCTTCCCTACACAGCGTTGGTGTATGGACTTGGCTATGGCATTCCCGTTCCACGCGTCCATCGGGAGGTCATCGAAGCCGCAAAACAGTCCATGATGGTGCGCCGCGACGGGACCTGGTCCTGGGCGGGCGGCGTGGTGTATGCCGATCCGCCGACACATCCCACGGTGATGAACGTTCGTTACATCCCGGAAGAACAACTGCCAAAAGGCGCGCGTACGTTCCAGCCGGAGAAGAATCACAAGACCTGGGGCAACCGCGTGCAGCCGCTTGGAAGCTGGCGCATCACCCCCTCCACGCGCACGCTGGTTGTGCTGGAAGGATTGTTCGACATGCTCATCACGGCGCAGAAACTGCACCAGCTCGGGCGCGATGCCGATACGGTCGCGGTTTACACCAACGGCGCCAGCCCGTCCTCAAAAATGCATCGGTGGTTCGGCGAACACAGCGAATACGAGTACGTGCTGCTGCGCGACCCCGACAAGGCGGGCGTCGAATGGGCGCACACCCTATCGGCATCCATCCTAGGCGGCGGCGCAAAAGTGCGCACGATCAAACCGCCCGACCGGCTCGACCCGGACGAAGCCATCCTGAGCGGATGGTGGCCGTCCGCCATCTAA
- a CDS encoding IS630 family transposase yields MCRITFRQETVKRLKEELEKAYTRGDKQAVRRLSVLLMIGQRMSLARILSVWNVSAQTVYNWLHEFVRGRWASLKIKKGPGRRPALTKTQKRKLVAWIEAGPEACGYACGCWTSTLIQDLIDRKFKVLYNRFYVCELLRNLGCSYQKARFVSDHLDAEARKRWMESEFPGILRQAKESGAALFFSDEASFALWGSLSYTWGRRGHQPQVRTTGLRKGYKVFGAIEFFSGLLVYQATEQRFQSETYQAFLTYLLSQVSGPVILIHDGARYHTSKATREFLEQHKDRLTVYQLPSYSPDYNPIEYLWKKVKTQATHNRYFAEFALLTKSVDHALEVLATQSTEILRLMGIYTRHLAGPTAA; encoded by the coding sequence ATGTGTAGAATAACCTTTCGGCAGGAAACCGTCAAGCGTCTGAAGGAAGAACTGGAGAAAGCGTATACCCGAGGTGACAAACAAGCGGTGCGGCGATTGTCGGTGCTGCTGATGATCGGTCAACGAATGAGTTTGGCCAGGATTCTGTCGGTGTGGAATGTATCGGCGCAGACGGTCTACAACTGGCTGCACGAGTTTGTGCGAGGACGCTGGGCCAGTCTGAAGATCAAGAAAGGGCCGGGGCGCCGACCGGCTCTGACGAAAACGCAGAAGCGGAAGCTGGTGGCATGGATCGAAGCCGGACCGGAAGCCTGTGGTTATGCCTGTGGGTGTTGGACAAGTACGCTCATTCAAGATTTGATCGATCGGAAGTTCAAGGTGCTCTACAATCGGTTTTATGTATGTGAGTTGCTGCGCAACCTGGGATGTTCCTATCAGAAGGCTCGCTTTGTGTCGGATCATCTGGATGCCGAAGCTCGGAAACGCTGGATGGAGAGCGAATTTCCCGGGATTTTGAGGCAGGCGAAAGAGTCGGGGGCCGCGCTGTTCTTCAGCGACGAGGCCAGCTTTGCTCTGTGGGGCTCTCTGTCCTACACCTGGGGACGCAGGGGACACCAACCGCAAGTTCGCACGACCGGCCTGCGCAAAGGCTACAAGGTCTTCGGTGCCATCGAGTTCTTCAGTGGTCTGTTGGTTTATCAGGCCACCGAACAACGATTTCAATCGGAGACCTACCAGGCGTTTCTGACCTACCTCCTTTCGCAAGTCTCCGGACCGGTGATCCTGATCCACGATGGCGCTCGTTACCACACCAGCAAGGCCACTCGGGAATTTCTTGAGCAGCACAAAGATCGTCTCACCGTCTACCAATTGCCTTCCTACTCGCCCGACTACAATCCGATCGAGTATCTTTGGAAGAAAGTCAAAACCCAGGCCACTCACAATCGCTACTTCGCGGAATTCGCTCTGCTTACGAAATCTGTGGATCATGCGCTCGAGGTTCTGGCGACTCAATCCACCGAGATCTTGCGCTTGATGGGTATCTACACCAGGCATCTGGCTGGGCCAACTGCTGCTTGA
- a CDS encoding single-stranded DNA-binding protein gives MSNQYNKTTFIGHLGTDPEMRYTPSGTPVTSFNVANNDQYTNDKGETIKTTTWFRCSAWGKRAEVCNQYLRKGSKVLIEGRLTPDKNTGRPRLWTRQDGTVQADYELKILEIHFLDNKNGGSEAGSESSDVQDPSEDEIPFYSS, from the coding sequence ATGTCCAATCAGTACAACAAAACCACATTCATAGGTCATCTCGGAACTGACCCGGAAATGCGTTATACGCCCTCCGGCACGCCGGTGACGTCCTTCAATGTCGCCAATAACGACCAGTACACCAACGACAAGGGCGAGACAATTAAAACTACCACCTGGTTTCGCTGCAGCGCCTGGGGCAAACGGGCAGAGGTCTGCAACCAGTACCTGCGCAAGGGCAGCAAGGTGCTGATCGAGGGCAGGCTCACACCGGATAAAAACACAGGTCGCCCGAGGTTATGGACGCGTCAGGACGGCACAGTGCAAGCCGATTATGAACTGAAGATTCTTGAAATTCACTTCCTGGATAACAAGAACGGCGGTTCCGAAGCAGGCTCCGAATCCAGCGATGTGCAAGATCCGTCCGAAGACGAAATTCCATTCTATAGTAGTTAA
- a CDS encoding AAA family ATPase has translation MQVLLLGAGTVTSRLNLQLAEQGHSVIAQIAAFTPQHIDLFDFRALVVVSPESSVSPESLVKAAERGKLIFVIAGVGDGMSSWANGVGVPSIAYPPSDVDINKLYEELRRADAGNLSADDQYRRAVLGSDMSARIQSGMAVRKIAITSPKGGTGKTTVAVNLAVALALSGITTYLVDADGNAGALQYHMRMERVNTTMIGLLRREIAKANKGVMSDVASGAAYLNAFTPLENLPTLRVLPGLITDDLGDEVLQQEAKIAEVIQGLYEAGVAAGGVVIMDVGINPAHVVHRAALKAAEGIAIVIKPEIPDLAETRRWIARMINSLASVVGKGSAHEFVGSRVKLCYNQVVGDGFKSAHKMLQQALSEDKIELALIPNGILPIVDPRLAAQAVNSDRREDILIWRYKKEKLEELGPFADSLLGFAAHFVPAVREGASRVGLLPNPNKKRGWFGKG, from the coding sequence ATGCAGGTCTTATTACTTGGCGCAGGAACCGTGACCTCGCGGCTGAACCTGCAGCTGGCGGAGCAGGGTCATTCGGTCATTGCGCAGATCGCCGCCTTCACACCTCAGCACATTGACCTGTTCGATTTCCGCGCTCTTGTTGTGGTCTCACCCGAATCCTCCGTCTCGCCGGAAAGTCTGGTCAAGGCGGCGGAACGCGGCAAGTTGATCTTCGTGATCGCAGGCGTCGGTGATGGCATGTCTTCGTGGGCGAACGGAGTGGGTGTGCCCTCCATTGCATATCCTCCCTCGGATGTGGACATCAATAAACTGTACGAAGAACTTCGCCGCGCCGATGCCGGGAATCTTTCAGCAGACGACCAATATCGCCGCGCGGTGCTGGGCAGCGATATGTCGGCTCGCATCCAATCCGGGATGGCGGTGAGGAAGATCGCCATCACCTCCCCGAAAGGCGGCACAGGTAAGACAACAGTGGCAGTCAATCTTGCGGTGGCATTAGCCCTCAGTGGGATTACCACTTACCTCGTGGATGCCGACGGCAATGCCGGCGCATTGCAATATCACATGCGGATGGAGCGCGTCAACACGACCATGATCGGTTTGCTCCGGCGCGAGATCGCGAAAGCCAATAAAGGCGTGATGAGCGATGTGGCCTCGGGAGCGGCCTATCTCAATGCCTTTACTCCGTTGGAAAATTTACCGACCCTGCGTGTCTTGCCGGGACTCATCACTGATGATCTCGGCGATGAAGTCCTGCAACAGGAAGCGAAGATTGCGGAAGTAATACAAGGTTTGTATGAAGCGGGGGTTGCGGCAGGCGGAGTGGTCATCATGGATGTGGGAATCAATCCTGCCCACGTGGTCCACCGCGCCGCGCTAAAAGCCGCTGAAGGTATTGCGATCGTCATCAAACCTGAAATTCCCGATCTGGCAGAAACCCGCCGCTGGATCGCAAGGATGATCAACTCCCTGGCAAGCGTTGTCGGCAAGGGCAGCGCGCATGAGTTCGTGGGGAGTCGCGTCAAGCTGTGCTACAACCAGGTGGTGGGAGACGGGTTCAAGTCGGCGCACAAGATGCTTCAGCAGGCGTTGAGTGAGGACAAGATCGAACTGGCTCTTATCCCCAACGGCATCTTGCCCATCGTGGATCCGCGTCTTGCGGCGCAGGCGGTGAACTCGGACCGCCGTGAGGACATCCTGATCTGGCGCTACAAGAAGGAGAAACTGGAAGAACTCGGTCCCTTCGCAGATTCATTATTGGGTTTTGCCGCACACTTCGTGCCCGCCGTGCGGGAAGGCGCGTCGCGCGTTGGGCTGCTGCCGAATCCCAACAAAAAGCGCGGCTGGTTCGGAAAGGGATAA
- a CDS encoding DEAD/DEAH box helicase — protein MDVPTISDVINGDGFTQVLQGSPFADKAERIRSTLREIHHQVLEQRLAGSRSGPTVDFSILEETAYYLSGVTITPGRNNTIPPGLQSQMLAVAALIFEYLGDSASQPDESSQLDESNIYYLDACICNTLGLFEANSIAISRRHLLEQDNFNSFVKNLSSSLKPNDCLQIIYYWLAREIPSIWAQRRGLENAIQITQSDLATALEENRMSRYSYGEMMFWLSLVQGIVLHSRFFQFGKDEYLNSATRHFSHAINQSRTLNNPPLVWTAFALQKCGEGMSLNSIWRKLSNICPEKYLRRLVTSSPPVLELWSSQIAALEAKLDPTEINESETLEGGILDPRINRVAISMPTSAGKTLIAELAIIKTLFPDRNQSKPVPKATCIYVVPSLALANQIESKLSTRLLPLGIRATAILGGYDTAFLDEALFARTRVAVITPEKLDMLVRQDHPFIQQCKLIVFDEVHKLDNIGRGFTLEMLITWLKDFHPNIKTSKLIFISAVMQNIFQIKAWIQPAQQSPLNLPALAISEDWQPTRQTKGIFEVDKNDLIEKIEDPQRPLVEYWYGGHLAYVNNRSDLSRPRQIRRLISVKEVYRKVTRRQSRRQELERESSLSFGVEEIAAELAKKYATARFDPVLVFFMSRTETRTFCNYLSREDFSPRNLGQTEKSQFQEFVEYIREKLGDEHPLAMYVTRGIAYHHSWLPKDVRGEIEYAFSRGWIRILASTTTLIDGVNFPISTFILANFETVIGTQNSRPIVWRLEKKDFQNMIGRAGRAVFDTEGQIIFIIPSRPIIRDFAWQDYIFTRSDDPERWILSSLSREDFRAEILRDMLDAMENPDISQSGLNVDLENLQTTYGPGSREIGDTILRLQAFLLALMDQDILEPDNIETVIRFFRRTLFGHQQPTAELFNLITHFTEITGKSITTAEPDKKRRNLYSKIGLGFSSCQALYNRANEYWMTEGKFNFSQEMQLLTTEFLETIGDFALSLTEVRPDIVRIPHTRPARQLDLPHGQILSDWIVQQIPLAEIRRRYFGEIRDLGESAEACVNYLRDAFEYKAPWVLSAFYLFVAKIAQTEVGDFESSSLGQQLAMLPAYAKFGVNTPSAAFFSMIGIHSREVAILIANHYNTENPTRLLDFSRMLEWILALDAEQVSEWFEIDLGGDRAGYVPRLFRILDSIRIREQTLSDIAPLDLDVAGWKYYQGPNVISRLQQGDEINLRPDPLNPWDSYAVEVFDKSGNKLGFIPRSLSRAVHNHLLSEIPCKCWISSIDATSGANPVKIRIEVSEM, from the coding sequence GTGGACGTACCTACAATCTCAGATGTCATAAACGGTGATGGGTTTACACAAGTTTTACAGGGATCGCCCTTTGCTGATAAAGCCGAGCGAATACGATCTACATTACGAGAGATTCACCACCAGGTCCTCGAACAGAGGTTAGCTGGATCGCGGTCTGGTCCAACTGTAGATTTTTCAATACTCGAAGAGACAGCCTACTATTTGTCAGGCGTAACAATCACCCCAGGGAGAAACAATACAATTCCGCCTGGATTGCAGTCGCAGATGCTGGCAGTCGCTGCATTAATTTTTGAATACCTGGGGGATTCTGCAAGTCAACCAGATGAATCATCTCAACTTGACGAGAGCAATATTTACTATCTGGACGCATGTATTTGTAACACTTTAGGTTTGTTCGAGGCGAATAGTATCGCAATCTCTCGAAGACACCTACTGGAACAGGACAACTTCAACTCTTTTGTAAAAAACCTATCCAGCTCCCTAAAGCCTAACGATTGCCTCCAGATTATCTATTACTGGTTGGCCCGGGAAATTCCATCTATTTGGGCACAAAGGCGCGGATTAGAAAATGCGATACAAATCACACAATCTGATCTAGCAACTGCGTTAGAAGAAAACAGAATGTCTCGTTACTCTTATGGGGAGATGATGTTTTGGCTCTCATTAGTTCAAGGTATTGTTTTGCACTCCCGGTTCTTCCAGTTTGGCAAGGATGAGTATCTTAATTCTGCCACTCGACATTTTTCCCATGCAATTAACCAATCCAGGACGCTAAACAACCCTCCTCTTGTTTGGACTGCATTCGCGCTTCAAAAGTGCGGTGAGGGCATGAGCCTTAATTCCATTTGGAGAAAGCTTTCAAATATCTGTCCGGAAAAGTATCTTCGCCGATTAGTGACTTCGTCGCCGCCAGTGCTTGAGTTGTGGTCATCCCAAATTGCAGCGCTAGAAGCAAAACTTGATCCCACGGAAATTAATGAATCGGAAACTCTCGAAGGAGGAATTCTTGATCCGAGAATTAATCGAGTTGCCATTAGCATGCCGACCAGTGCAGGCAAGACATTAATTGCTGAACTCGCGATCATCAAAACCCTTTTCCCTGATCGAAATCAATCAAAACCAGTTCCTAAAGCGACATGTATATACGTTGTGCCAAGTTTGGCATTAGCCAACCAGATAGAGTCCAAATTGTCGACGAGGCTATTACCACTTGGAATACGCGCAACAGCAATTCTTGGTGGTTATGATACAGCCTTCTTGGACGAAGCTTTGTTTGCTCGAACACGAGTTGCGGTAATCACACCCGAAAAATTAGATATGCTGGTGCGGCAGGATCACCCATTCATTCAGCAATGCAAATTGATTGTCTTTGATGAGGTGCATAAATTGGATAACATTGGCCGCGGGTTTACATTGGAGATGCTAATCACCTGGCTAAAAGATTTTCATCCCAACATCAAAACATCAAAACTGATCTTCATATCAGCTGTTATGCAAAACATCTTTCAAATCAAGGCGTGGATTCAACCCGCACAACAATCGCCATTAAACTTACCTGCCTTAGCTATTTCGGAAGACTGGCAACCAACACGACAGACCAAAGGCATATTTGAGGTTGATAAAAATGACCTGATCGAAAAGATCGAAGATCCACAGCGACCGCTCGTAGAATACTGGTACGGTGGTCATTTGGCCTACGTAAATAATCGTAGCGATCTCTCCCGACCACGCCAGATAAGGAGGTTAATAAGTGTAAAAGAGGTATATCGCAAGGTGACTAGGAGACAATCCAGGAGACAAGAACTTGAGCGAGAAAGTAGCTTATCCTTCGGTGTAGAGGAGATAGCTGCAGAGCTTGCTAAAAAGTATGCAACAGCAAGATTTGATCCGGTACTTGTGTTTTTCATGTCGCGAACAGAGACCCGCACTTTCTGCAATTATCTGTCACGAGAAGACTTTTCTCCAAGAAATCTTGGGCAAACCGAAAAGTCGCAATTTCAGGAATTTGTTGAATATATTCGTGAAAAACTAGGAGATGAACATCCACTGGCTATGTATGTAACCAGGGGCATAGCTTATCATCACAGTTGGCTCCCAAAAGATGTCCGGGGAGAAATCGAGTATGCATTTTCCAGAGGCTGGATTCGCATCCTCGCTAGCACGACAACACTAATCGATGGTGTGAACTTTCCGATCTCAACTTTTATCTTGGCGAATTTCGAAACCGTTATTGGGACACAGAATTCCAGACCTATAGTGTGGAGACTGGAAAAGAAAGACTTCCAAAATATGATTGGTCGGGCAGGACGAGCAGTTTTTGATACAGAGGGCCAAATCATATTCATAATTCCATCCCGTCCAATTATAAGGGACTTCGCTTGGCAAGACTATATATTCACTCGCTCCGATGATCCAGAACGATGGATCTTGAGTTCTCTTAGCCGAGAGGATTTTCGTGCAGAGATCCTCCGAGATATGCTGGATGCAATGGAAAATCCAGACATATCACAATCTGGTCTCAATGTGGACCTTGAAAACCTCCAAACGACCTATGGTCCTGGCTCTCGAGAAATTGGCGACACGATTCTAAGGCTACAAGCATTCTTATTAGCGTTAATGGATCAAGATATCCTTGAGCCAGATAATATTGAAACGGTCATTCGATTTTTCCGTCGAACACTATTTGGTCATCAGCAGCCAACAGCTGAATTGTTCAACCTAATAACTCACTTTACAGAGATTACTGGCAAGTCAATCACGACTGCAGAGCCAGACAAGAAACGGAGAAATCTCTACAGCAAGATTGGCCTTGGGTTCTCATCATGCCAAGCATTGTATAACCGCGCTAACGAATACTGGATGACAGAGGGAAAGTTCAATTTCTCGCAGGAAATGCAACTTCTTACTACTGAGTTTCTTGAGACGATCGGCGATTTTGCTCTATCATTAACTGAGGTTAGACCGGATATTGTTCGGATACCACATACGAGACCTGCGCGTCAATTAGATCTTCCGCATGGCCAGATACTCAGCGATTGGATTGTCCAGCAAATTCCGCTAGCAGAAATTCGACGTAGGTATTTTGGTGAAATTAGAGATCTAGGAGAAAGTGCCGAAGCCTGCGTAAATTATCTGAGAGACGCATTTGAGTATAAAGCGCCTTGGGTGTTGAGTGCATTTTACCTGTTCGTAGCCAAAATTGCCCAAACCGAGGTAGGTGACTTCGAAAGCTCCTCCCTTGGCCAACAGCTAGCCATGCTTCCTGCATACGCAAAATTCGGTGTTAATACTCCCTCTGCTGCCTTCTTTTCAATGATTGGTATCCACTCTCGTGAAGTAGCGATTCTTATAGCAAACCACTACAACACGGAGAATCCCACAAGATTACTTGACTTTTCTCGTATGCTCGAATGGATACTCGCACTTGATGCCGAACAGGTATCTGAATGGTTCGAAATTGATTTAGGAGGAGATCGCGCTGGGTATGTTCCACGCCTATTCCGCATCTTGGATTCAATCCGTATTCGGGAACAGACATTGAGTGATATAGCCCCATTGGATTTGGATGTAGCGGGATGGAAATACTATCAGGGTCCAAATGTTATTTCGCGGCTACAACAAGGCGATGAAATCAATCTAAGACCTGATCCGCTAAATCCTTGGGACAGTTATGCTGTGGAGGTTTTTGACAAGAGTGGTAATAAGCTCGGATTCATTCCAAGATCACTTAGTCGCGCAGTCCACAATCACCTACTAAGTGAAATACCTTGTAAATGCTGGATCTCATCAATTGATGCTACATCTGGAGCAAACCCTGTCAAAATTAGAATTGAAGTATCGGAAATGTGA
- a CDS encoding ATPase, T2SS/T4P/T4SS family, which produces MFDIAGKTLKPVTEARSADEMERWWNILAEEGRAKKAIESLQRSLSSTEIEALARRVFDEVSARAVDAGVTLPPEYILRLIGDLSGMGPLLELIARSDIEDIAINLGHIYVYTTSNGWEHVGTAPDGIGDALRVMIDRAGQRAPTPDYPIADAMLQVMVPLGDGTVRRKGVRINYVMPPASPYGDTITLRVSNYRTASDLTQGSLALLCQNRLPPVPRPKFDPKDFPRGNGILTPEAANYLLSVMVHGGTLVIAGTTGSGKTFVGQRILQEMLDYYPRGAIRLFIVEDSNEIILNGWNGDGNSDTGNIVYTVTRPEIRGGPPPVTMYDLIRSALRSRPHGVVIGEARGAEAWELIRAAATGHGHSAFTIHATSAEHVWPRFLQVVQAHPDAARMSEIQIAQSFAEAVTAAVYIERNPQHGQIVREIVEVSPIVERTAARPSFSPLFRYEPGKGLMPTGNRPMRPGFRATDLNILESIFKGVM; this is translated from the coding sequence ATGTTTGACATTGCCGGCAAAACATTGAAGCCAGTCACCGAGGCGCGTTCTGCGGATGAGATGGAGCGCTGGTGGAATATTCTGGCGGAGGAGGGACGTGCCAAGAAAGCAATCGAATCCCTCCAACGCTCACTTTCCTCAACCGAAATCGAAGCACTGGCGCGCCGCGTATTTGACGAGGTGAGCGCAAGGGCAGTTGACGCAGGTGTCACACTTCCGCCCGAATACATCCTGCGTTTGATCGGCGATCTCTCCGGCATGGGTCCCCTGCTCGAACTCATCGCGCGTTCCGACATAGAAGATATTGCCATCAACCTGGGACATATCTACGTGTACACCACCTCAAACGGCTGGGAGCACGTCGGCACCGCGCCGGATGGGATTGGCGATGCGTTGCGAGTCATGATCGACCGCGCCGGTCAGCGCGCGCCGACGCCGGATTACCCGATTGCAGATGCCATGTTGCAGGTCATGGTCCCATTGGGAGATGGGACAGTGAGACGGAAAGGCGTGCGCATCAATTACGTGATGCCGCCGGCCTCGCCTTATGGCGATACGATCACCTTGCGTGTCTCCAATTACCGCACCGCATCCGATCTGACTCAGGGAAGTTTGGCATTGTTGTGTCAGAACAGACTCCCGCCTGTCCCGCGTCCCAAGTTCGATCCAAAAGATTTCCCGCGCGGCAATGGGATTCTTACCCCCGAGGCCGCGAATTATTTGTTGAGCGTGATGGTGCATGGGGGCACGCTGGTCATTGCTGGCACAACGGGATCTGGGAAAACATTTGTGGGACAACGAATTCTCCAGGAGATGCTGGACTATTACCCCCGCGGCGCAATCCGTCTGTTCATCGTGGAGGATAGCAATGAGATCATCCTGAACGGCTGGAACGGAGATGGCAATAGTGATACGGGCAATATCGTTTACACGGTAACCCGCCCTGAGATTCGCGGCGGTCCGCCGCCTGTGACCATGTATGACCTGATCCGTTCAGCTTTGCGCTCGCGCCCACATGGAGTCGTGATCGGCGAGGCGCGCGGCGCGGAAGCCTGGGAACTCATTCGCGCCGCCGCGACAGGACACGGGCATTCCGCCTTCACGATCCATGCCACCAGCGCCGAGCACGTCTGGCCGCGTTTCCTGCAGGTGGTACAGGCGCATCCCGACGCGGCGCGCATGTCTGAAATCCAAATCGCTCAATCCTTTGCGGAGGCGGTGACCGCGGCAGTGTATATCGAGCGCAATCCGCAGCACGGACAGATTGTGCGCGAGATCGTGGAGGTCTCTCCGATTGTGGAACGGACAGCCGCCCGCCCCTCGTTCTCTCCACTATTTCGCTATGAACCGGGAAAAGGGTTGATGCCCACCGGCAATCGTCCCATGCGTCCGGGCTTTCGCGCGACGGATTTGAACATTCTCGAATCCATCTTCAAGGGAGTGATGTAA